The DNA region TCCGCAATGGCACCGGTGGTGCAAACCAATTTACCCGCAGCCGGATGCTCACCGAAGATCCGGAATTTGAGCAGGTATATGCCAACCATTTTATCAATTTCAAGCAGGCGCGCCAACGTTATCCTGTGCTTCAGGAACAAGGCAAACTGCTGATCATCAGCCACGGTGCTTATATGGAAGCCATGCAACCTTTTGTCGCATGGAAAAAAACCATCGGCCGTCCCACCGAAATGGTTAACGTCAGCACCATTGGTTCAACACCCGAGGCGATAAAAACTTTCATACAGAACTACTACAATACGAATGGGCTCACTCATGTGCTTCTGGTGGGCGACCATCAGCATGTGCCCAGCTACAACAATACCACAGCCGGAGGGTATTCCGACAATTTTTATGGCTATCTTGCAGGTAACGACTCGTATAATGAGCTTTTTGTTGGGCGTTTCTCAGCCGAATCGGCCGACCATGTTACCAATATGGTCACAAAGATTATTACTTATGAACGCGATCTGAATCAAAATGCTACATGGCTGAATACGGGCATCGGAGTTGCGCGCAACGAGGGTGCGGGTAATGGACACAACGGGGGCGAAGCTGACTACGTGCACATGGACTACATCCGCGATACCCTGCTCAATTTTACCTATCAAACCGTTTACCGTGAGTACGACGGAAACGTTCCAGGGCTTCCAAACACCACCGCAGCTCAAATATCTTCCAGAATCAATGCCGGTGCAAGCATTATTAATTACTGTAACCACGGATCACAAACCGGATGGAGTGTTGCTGGCTATTCCACTTCGCATGTCGAAGCTTTGAACAACACCGACCGATGGCCCATCGTCTGGGCAGTAGCCTGCGACAACGGACGGTTTACCAATGGCACCTGCTTTGCCGAGACCTGGATGCGCGCCTCGAAAAACGGCCAGCCAACCGGTGCCATTGGCACGATGATGTCGTGGATCTCGCAGCCCTGGCAACCCCCTATGACTGGTCAGGACGAAATGGTTACCATTCTGGCCGAAGGCTACCAAAACAACATCAAACGCACATTTGGCGGCACCTCCATCAATGGCAGCATGAAGATGATCGACCTGCACGGCTCGTCGGGTCGCAGCACTCACGACACCTGGATACTCTTTGGCGACCCCACCCTCACCTTGCGTACCGCTGTGCCCCAACCCATGAACGTGCAGCACATGCCGGCCATCTTCCTTGGAATGTCCGAATTCACTGTCATGGCTGATGCCGAAGGCGCAATGGTTTCGCTCACCATCGACGGCGAAATCATTGGCACGGGAACCATTACCGGTGGACAAGCCACTGTCAGCTTCCCTGCGCTGAACAACGTAGGTACACTCAAGGTGGCCGTATTCGGATTTAACAAGGAGACTTACATCAGCGAAATTGACATCATCCCAGCCTCCGGCCCGTTTGTAGCTTACATGTCGAACATGGTAAACGGTGTGGCTGGCGGACAGGTGCACTACGGCCAGGATGTGCAACTGGGCATTCAGCTTAAAAATCTGGGTGTTGAGCCAGCCACAAACATTGTGGCAACCCTCACCACCAATTCGCCTCATGTGACCATTCTTGATGGCACACAGGAATTTGGTACCCTTCAACCCAACGAGGCCGTGACCATTGCAGATGCATTCAGCTTTGCCGTAAGCAACAGTGTTCCCAACAACACCCCGATGCAATTTACCATCACCATGACAAGCCCCGATGGTAACTGGTCGAGCCAGTTCAACCTCAATGCCCTCGCACCGGCATTCTCTGTGGGCAACTTTACGATAACCGAGCTGCAGGGCAATGGCAACGGCCGCCTCGATCCCGGTGAAACCGCACTGATTCGCATCAGTTACACCAACAGTGGACAAAGTGCTGCCGCCCAAACCACCGGAACCATCAGTTTCGACAGCCCCTTTGTTATTGTCAATTCGGGTACCCACACCGTCGAATCTGTTGAGGCAGGCGCTACTGCAATGTCCGAATTTAATGTTACTGTCACAGGAGCTGCACCTGTCGGACAGGCTGTAGGATTCAATTTCGATGTGGCCTCTGGCGCTTATACTGCAAGCAAGTCGTTTACAACCAAGGTGGGCCTGATCCTCGAAGACTTCGAAACCGGCAACTTTAATGCGTTCCCATGGACATTTGCCGGAAATCTTCCATGGACCATCACACTGGTCAATCCTTACGAAGGCAGCTTCTCGGCCAAATCCGGAGGCATTACGCATAGCCAGTCCACGCAGATGATTCTGCAATACACTGTAAGCGCGAACGACTCGATCTCATTCTTCAGGAAGGTTTCTTCAGAGTCGGGCTACGACTTCCTGCGCTTCTACATCGACAATGTGAAAGTTGGAGAGTGGGCCGGCAACATTCCCTGGGGCAGGGTCAGCTTCCCCGTACAGGCAGGCAACCGCACCTTTAAATGGGAATATATGAAGGATTACATTGTGTCGAGCGGCGAAGACTGCGCCTGGATCGACTATAT from Bacteroidota bacterium includes:
- a CDS encoding T9SS type A sorting domain-containing protein — protein: MRKIYILLLAAIISLPAFASDWTAIQSERPAPIGYRLIHSDQEQIVVQFSIDGFFTKYVETPKGKAAIISVPKMVSLAEKGAPDVPKYAVSAIIGDDVKMDVRVVASRFVDIPNMEIAPSKGDFSRKIDPATVPYTYGSMYQQDAFFPATNTELQEPYILRNFRGQAVTIMPFVYNPVSKTLRVYYDLTIQLFRNGTGGANQFTRSRMLTEDPEFEQVYANHFINFKQARQRYPVLQEQGKLLIISHGAYMEAMQPFVAWKKTIGRPTEMVNVSTIGSTPEAIKTFIQNYYNTNGLTHVLLVGDHQHVPSYNNTTAGGYSDNFYGYLAGNDSYNELFVGRFSAESADHVTNMVTKIITYERDLNQNATWLNTGIGVARNEGAGNGHNGGEADYVHMDYIRDTLLNFTYQTVYREYDGNVPGLPNTTAAQISSRINAGASIINYCNHGSQTGWSVAGYSTSHVEALNNTDRWPIVWAVACDNGRFTNGTCFAETWMRASKNGQPTGAIGTMMSWISQPWQPPMTGQDEMVTILAEGYQNNIKRTFGGTSINGSMKMIDLHGSSGRSTHDTWILFGDPTLTLRTAVPQPMNVQHMPAIFLGMSEFTVMADAEGAMVSLTIDGEIIGTGTITGGQATVSFPALNNVGTLKVAVFGFNKETYISEIDIIPASGPFVAYMSNMVNGVAGGQVHYGQDVQLGIQLKNLGVEPATNIVATLTTNSPHVTILDGTQEFGTLQPNEAVTIADAFSFAVSNSVPNNTPMQFTITMTSPDGNWSSQFNLNALAPAFSVGNFTITELQGNGNGRLDPGETALIRISYTNSGQSAAAQTTGTISFDSPFVIVNSGTHTVESVEAGATAMSEFNVTVTGAAPVGQAVGFNFDVASGAYTASKSFTTKVGLILEDFETGNFNAFPWTFAGNLPWTITLVNPYEGSFSAKSGGITHSQSTQMILQYTVSANDSISFFRKVSSESGYDFLRFYIDNVKVGEWAGNIPWGRVSFPVQAGNRTFKWEYMKDYIVSSGEDCAWIDYITFPPTPVTSSWAGLDATICAGETHQLEGTATHYNSLLWTTSGTGTFSDATILNPVYTPSEADIAAGSVVLTLSATGPNSTVQSNKTLNINPLAEANAGIEAAICHGAELEITDAVAANYSSLLWTTSGTGMFSDSTSLAPVYTPSVEDYAAGQVVLTLHAMGLGNCASASSQKTLAFHALPTATIAASGAVCQGTAATLTLELTGAAPWVIEMANGMGSHTVPASPWTLEVSPNETTTYLLLSLTDANSCAKEVNAEAQVVVNHVPAAPAAPTAPTEVDHAFVTSSNVGATGVATATDYVWKLEPAAAGTLTANGLNATVTWNSQFIGTATISVAGTNDCGQGAWSEAASVIVKSTIGLGEQNRPSLTIYPNPSNGNVNLTFGGFAQGNLRVRVINLVGEVVYTESVTLEGKHNLVQLKLGHLTAGLYFVQVENGTSTVSQRMNIQR